Proteins from a genomic interval of Poecile atricapillus isolate bPoeAtr1 chromosome 1, bPoeAtr1.hap1, whole genome shotgun sequence:
- the LOC131591550 gene encoding glucagon family neuropeptides-like, which yields MVSMMTALWQVIIPMIVLSHFSASLPPWERTERHADGLFHSELSKMNGNAYVQQLVKHLVGLKDRSQRHSDGLFTSEYSKMRGNAQVQKFIQSLMGRKRSSPGPVNTDMQGREGVNNPEELCFYWLYQSFLNTSRSDRDAREAAAIISQNLCPFSKQLFADETEDTDGSE from the exons ATGGTTTCCATGATGACAGCTCTGTGGCAAGTAATTATTCCCATGATTGTCCTGTCCCACTTCTCAGCATCTCTGCCACCCTGGGAGAG GACGGAGCGCCACGCGGACGGGCTCTTCCACAGCGAACTCAGCAAGATGAACGGCAACGCTTACGTGCAGCAGCTGGTCAAGCACCTGGTGGGCCTCAAGGACAG GTCCCAGAGGCACTCGGATGGGCTCTTCACCAGTGAGTACAGCAAGATGAGAGGCAACGCCCAGGTTCAGAAATTCATCCAAAGCCTCATGGGCCGCAAGCGCAG CTCTCCTGGCCCGGTCAACACAGACATGCAGGGGAGAGAAGGAGTAAACAACCCTGAAGAACTTTGCTTTTATTGGTTGTACCAGAGCTTTCTGAACACCAG cCGCTCGGACAGAGATGCCAGGGAGGCTGCTGCCATTATCAGCCAGAACCTTTGTCCCTTCTCTAAGCAGCTGTTTGCAGATGAGACAGAAGATACAGATGGTTCTGAATGA